One region of Daphnia pulicaria isolate SC F1-1A chromosome 7, SC_F0-13Bv2, whole genome shotgun sequence genomic DNA includes:
- the LOC124348734 gene encoding sialidase-like, with protein MGKMKIYYCVFFVYICFLSCVTGKTYGTFSFTSATATTASACAISAEGLVAKISSTDSIGHTTVAGEIAVIESILREKCEQKRRSSTITSPSTTANPSTNANPSTTANPSTAANPSTIASPSTAANPSTNANPSTAANPSTTANPSTIASPSTTANPWTPTNPSTTANPSTTANPSTTTNPSTIANPSTIASPSTIATPSTIANPSTITNPSTTTNPSTVTSPSTIDNQSTAAYPSTTTNPSTPTNPSITANPSTTANPSTATNPSTIASPSTAANPSTNANPSTTANPSTIASPSTTANPWTPTNPSTTANPSTTTNPSTIAYPSTIASPSTNHSPSTAANLSTIASPFHDAGTFSFTTATATTASACALSAEVLVVEISSIHPIGHTTVSREIAVIESILSEKCVKKRRSTKIATEASISPVTNANPSTRPTSNPPTTFSPSTIADQSTTDNPSTINNPSTIASPSTITSPSTTTNPSTIANPSTTANPSTITSPSTIDNQSTAAHPSTTTNPSTPANPSITANPSTTANPSIAANPSTIASPSTIASLSTSANPLTTANPSTTANSSTAAITANPLTIASPSNTANPSTPTNPSTTANPSTTTNPSTIANPSTIASPSTTANPSTTANPSTTANPSTTANPSTTADLSAAANPSTTADLSAAANPSTIANPSTTANLSITADPTTTATPASGLTTIVVGPKVSST; from the exons ATGGGAAAAATG aAGATTTATTACTGCGTATTCTTCGTCTATATTTGCTTTTTATCTTGCGTTACTGGAAAAACTTATG GTACCTTTTCATTTACTTCAGCTACAG CCACTACGGCTTCAGCTTGCG CTATTTCTGCTGAAG GCCTAGTCGCGAAAATTAGTTCAACTGATTCTATTGGGCATACTACTGTTGCCGGGGAAATTGCGGTCATTG AGTCCATCCTAAGGGAAAAATGCGAACAAAAGCGAAGATCGTCGACCATCACCAGTCCGTCGACCACCGCCAATCCATCGACCAACGCCAATCCGTCGACCACCGCCAATCCGTCGACTGCAGCCAATCCGTCGACCATCGCCAGTCCGTCGACTGCAGCCAATCCGTCGACCAATGCCAATCCGTCAACTGCAGCCAATCCGTCGACCACCGCCAATCCGTCGACCATCGCCAGTCCGTCGACCACTGCCAATCCGTGGACCCCCACCAATCCGTCGACCACCGCCAATCCGTCGACCACCGCCAATCCGTCGACCACAACCAATCCGTCGACCATCGCCAATCCGTCGACCATCGCCAGTCCGTCGACCATCGCCACTCCGTCGACCATCGCCAATCCGTCGACCATCACCAATCCATCGACCACCACCAACCCGTCGACCGTCACCAGTCCGTCGACCATCGACAATCAGTCGACGGCCGCATATCCTTCGACCACCACCAATCCGTCGACCCCCACCAATCCGTCGATCACAGCCAATCCATCGACCACCGCCAATCCGTCGACCGCAACCAATCCGTCGACCATCGCCAGTCCGTCGACTGCAGCCAATCCGTCGACCAACGCCAATCCGTCGACCACCGCCAATCCGTCGACCATCGCCAGTCCGTCGACCACTGCCAATCCGTGGACCCCCACCAATCCGTCGACCACCGCCAATCCGTCGACCACAACCAATCCGTCGACCATCGCCTATCCGTCGACCATCGCCAGTCCGTCGACCAACCACAGTCCATCGACAGCAGCTAATCTGTCGACCATCGCCAGTCCGTTCCATGACGCTGGTACCTTTTCATTTACTACAGCTACAG CCACTACGGCTTCAGCTTGCG CTCTTTCTGCTGAAG TCCTAGTCGTGGAAATTAGTTCAATTCATCCTATTGGGCATACTACTGTTTCCAGGGAAATTGCGGTCATTG AGTCCATCCTAAGTGAAAAATGCGTAAAAAAGCGAAGATCTACTAAAATTGCTACGGAGGCTTCAATTTCTCCGGTAACTAATGCAAATCCGTCGACTAGGCCTACATCCAATCCACCGACTACATTCAGTCCGTCGACCATCGCCGATCAGTCGACCACCGACAATCCGTCGACCATCAACAATCCGTCGACCATCGCCAGTCCGTCGACCATCACCAGTCCGTCGACCACCACCAATCCATCGACCATCGCCAACCCGTCGACCACCGCCAACCCGTCCACCATCACCAGTCCGTCGACCATCGACAATCAGTCGACGGCCGCGCATCCGTCGACCACCACCAATCCGTCGACCCCCGCCAATCCCTCAATCACAGCCAATCCATCGACCACCGCCAATCCGTCGATTGCAGCCAATCCGTCGACCATCGCCAGTCCGTCGACCATCGCCAGTCTGTCGACTTCAGCCAATCCGTTGACCACTGCCAATCCGTCGACCACTGCCAATTCTTCAACTGCAGCCATCACCGCCAATCCGTTGACCATCGCCAGTCCGTCGAACACTGCCAATCCGTCGACCCCCACCAATCCGTCGACCACCGCCAATCCGTCGACCACAACCAATCCGTCGACCATCGCCAATCCGTCGACCATCGCCAGTCCGTCGACCACTGCCAATCCGTCGACCACCGCCAATCCGTCAACCACCGCAAATCCATCGACCACCGCCAATCCGTCGACCACTGCCGATCTGTCGGCTGCAGCCAATCCGTCGACCACTGCCGATCTGTCGGCTGCAGCCAATCCGTCGACCATCGCCAATCCGTCGACTACCGCCAATCTGTCGATTACCGCCGATCCGACAACTACAGCTACTCCTGCTAGTGGGCTTACAACTATTGTTGTAGGACCGAAAG tAAGTAGTACTTAG